One region of Wolbachia endosymbiont of Drosophila innubila genomic DNA includes:
- the hflC gene encoding protease modulator HflC, whose amino-acid sequence MSSNIKIVFVSVFVVLLIVLFNSIFVVQETKQAIVIQLGKVVRDVRESGLYFKLPFINSVEFLDKRVLDLSPDKIPREVITADQKRIIVDAYAKYKITNPVTFYQAVRNESGLVRRLYPVIEAHIRENIGRFSLISLLNEKRSEVMQLIQRGVYSEAEKFGIEIIDVRIKRADLPEENSSAIFRRMQTEREKEAKEIRAEGEQAGQEVRSKADKLKREIISSAVKESYEIRGRGYAEATRVYNEAFKVDEEFFNFYRSMSAYSKSFAENNTKFVLSPNNNFLDILNKGWK is encoded by the coding sequence ATGAGTAGTAATATTAAAATTGTTTTTGTTTCTGTATTTGTTGTTTTACTGATTGTTTTATTTAATTCAATATTTGTTGTGCAAGAAACAAAGCAAGCGATAGTTATACAACTCGGTAAAGTTGTAAGGGATGTTAGGGAAAGTGGCTTATATTTTAAGTTGCCATTCATAAATAGTGTAGAGTTTCTTGATAAAAGAGTTTTAGATTTAAGTCCTGATAAGATCCCAAGGGAAGTGATAACAGCGGATCAAAAACGTATTATAGTAGATGCGTATGCAAAATATAAAATAACAAATCCTGTTACTTTTTACCAGGCTGTGAGGAATGAATCAGGTCTGGTTAGAAGATTATATCCGGTTATAGAAGCACACATAAGAGAAAATATAGGCAGATTTTCGTTGATTAGCTTGTTGAATGAAAAAAGATCAGAGGTTATGCAATTGATTCAGCGTGGAGTTTATTCTGAAGCTGAAAAATTTGGCATAGAAATAATAGATGTAAGAATTAAGAGAGCAGACTTACCAGAAGAAAATAGTTCTGCAATATTTCGCCGTATGCAAACTGAAAGGGAAAAAGAAGCAAAAGAAATTAGAGCAGAAGGAGAGCAAGCTGGGCAGGAAGTTAGATCAAAAGCTGATAAATTAAAAAGGGAAATTATCTCCAGTGCAGTAAAAGAATCGTACGAAATAAGGGGCCGTGGTTATGCTGAAGCAACTAGAGTTTATAATGAGGCATTTAAGGTCGATGAAGAGTTCTTTAACTTTTATCGCTCTATGAGCGCTTACAGTAAATCATTTGCCGAAAATAATACTAAATTTGTACTTTCACCAAACAATAACTTTTTAGATATTTTAAATAAGGGGTGGAAATAG
- the hflK gene encoding FtsH protease activity modulator HflK translates to MFDDNNPWNLGKKPVGNKTPNNEDILSKAVSDIRFFLNGLTRNRGKKPYFIIFIILLFYACTGFYIVHPSEESIELTFGKYSNTETPGLRYHFPYPIGKVFKVNVKEVNREEIGVSSSYGRDTDRGEGVMLTGDENIVNVNFEVQWRVRDAKDYLFKVRDYKPGFSVKNAAESAMREIIGKNTISFALGQGRPEISRDTRILLQQILHGYQMGIEILSVQMKKIDPPEKVISSFRDVQSARADKERTINEAYAYNNDIIPRAKGEAIKIKLDAQAYENEIINEAKGNANRFLSLYEEYRQNPSLVKNRIYLETMENIFSKVDKVVVTDDLKGMFSYLPLTNLGK, encoded by the coding sequence ATGTTTGATGATAATAATCCTTGGAATTTGGGAAAGAAACCGGTAGGGAACAAAACTCCTAATAATGAAGATATTTTAAGTAAAGCTGTATCTGATATAAGGTTCTTTCTTAATGGATTAACCAGAAACAGGGGCAAAAAACCTTATTTCATCATTTTCATTATTTTGCTGTTCTATGCTTGCACTGGATTTTATATTGTCCATCCTAGTGAAGAAAGTATAGAACTTACCTTTGGTAAATATTCTAATACAGAAACACCTGGTTTGCGTTATCACTTCCCCTACCCTATTGGCAAGGTTTTTAAAGTGAACGTTAAGGAAGTAAATCGTGAAGAAATTGGGGTAAGTAGTTCTTATGGGCGAGATACAGATCGCGGTGAAGGCGTGATGCTAACTGGAGATGAAAATATAGTCAACGTTAACTTCGAGGTTCAGTGGCGCGTTAGAGATGCTAAGGACTATTTATTCAAAGTGCGGGATTACAAACCCGGTTTCAGTGTTAAAAATGCTGCTGAAAGTGCCATGAGAGAAATAATAGGTAAAAATACGATCTCTTTTGCACTTGGTCAAGGCAGACCAGAAATTTCTAGAGATACTAGAATTCTATTGCAGCAGATTCTTCATGGATACCAAATGGGTATAGAGATTTTATCTGTTCAAATGAAAAAAATTGATCCACCAGAAAAAGTAATCAGTTCGTTTAGAGATGTACAAAGTGCTCGTGCAGACAAAGAGCGTACTATAAACGAAGCATATGCTTATAATAATGATATTATACCTCGAGCAAAGGGTGAAGCGATAAAGATAAAATTAGATGCACAAGCATATGAAAATGAAATAATAAATGAAGCAAAAGGTAATGCAAATCGCTTTTTATCTCTTTATGAGGAATATAGACAGAATCCTTCTCTCGTTAAGAATCGTATTTATCTTGAAACTATGGAAAATATTTTCAGTAAGGTAGACAAAGTTGTTGTAACTGATGATCTGAAAGGTATGTTTTCTTATTTACCTCTTACAAATTTAGGAAAATAA
- the walE1 gene encoding actin bundler, protein MLHNEKNSNSVGTQQNQPEDSFDLNKTMQNLPNSDIANDHKKLKERMTDLLKGDTEFSKMKQGDKILVVSTASGLFTAVLPLLAVGATLAIPGAIVGLALYFAVKVAVKAVQSGYKGLKWSAEKTVDGAKYTAGKVKDASTYAAGKVRDGAMHVKDKVKEGYEHSVDSLKKGASFVGEGVANKFHKASGETDYLDKVKRFTPDAIKKSDEIRNDMKAIFADKGNNSGLVKNILSGISSEIDLKMAEKAKSGEIEHTSGWQAQKEFINNLNEKSLHNLLIQRSLPKGSYFIDSVFSEHHDEIKKVIKECRKNHLYSSVSNMFDRAEKKANRPSVKSLTRSVSSSFSSLGRKGSEQSNSLSKSNSLNSIGTESTATVSDSDSQNFATVRRSNSSSSLTPKLTPVAPPELPRSASLTNLNGQSSFSEDVLSDPIVEQNLDSLSNRTLTHSNSTDSGMGSGSSTLTRKQALPLKEEFDRELEEKLAKRRASLDQPSAEPVNSRATATPGTV, encoded by the coding sequence ATGTTACATAATGAAAAAAATTCAAATTCTGTTGGAACTCAACAAAACCAACCAGAAGATAGTTTTGATTTGAATAAAACGATGCAAAATCTACCAAATTCAGATATTGCTAATGATCACAAGAAGCTAAAAGAAAGAATGACTGACCTGTTAAAAGGAGATACAGAATTCTCTAAGATGAAACAAGGAGATAAGATTCTTGTAGTAAGTACAGCAAGTGGATTATTTACGGCAGTACTACCACTTTTGGCAGTTGGTGCAACACTTGCTATACCGGGTGCTATAGTTGGTCTTGCTTTATATTTCGCTGTAAAAGTCGCTGTAAAAGCAGTTCAATCTGGATATAAAGGGCTCAAGTGGTCAGCAGAAAAAACAGTTGATGGGGCGAAATATACTGCTGGGAAAGTTAAGGACGCATCAACATACGCTGCCGGAAAAGTTAGAGATGGTGCTATGCATGTTAAAGATAAGGTGAAAGAAGGTTATGAACATTCAGTAGATTCACTGAAAAAAGGCGCTAGTTTTGTAGGCGAAGGAGTGGCAAATAAGTTCCATAAGGCATCTGGTGAGACGGACTATTTAGATAAGGTAAAAAGGTTTACTCCAGATGCAATTAAGAAATCTGACGAAATAAGAAATGATATGAAAGCAATTTTTGCTGATAAAGGAAATAATTCTGGGTTAGTGAAAAATATACTTTCTGGAATATCGTCAGAAATTGATTTAAAAATGGCAGAGAAGGCAAAATCAGGGGAGATTGAACATACTTCTGGATGGCAAGCACAGAAAGAATTCATTAATAATTTAAATGAAAAAAGCTTGCATAACTTGTTAATACAAAGGTCATTACCTAAAGGTAGTTATTTCATCGACAGTGTTTTCTCTGAACATCACGATGAAATTAAGAAGGTTATTAAAGAATGTAGAAAAAATCATTTGTACTCAAGCGTAAGCAATATGTTTGACAGAGCAGAGAAAAAAGCTAACAGGCCTTCTGTCAAAAGTTTAACTAGGTCTGTGTCATCATCATTCTCTTCACTGGGAAGAAAAGGCTCTGAACAATCTAACAGCTTGTCAAAAAGCAATTCACTAAATTCTATAGGAACTGAAAGTACTGCTACTGTCTCTGATTCAGATTCTCAGAACTTTGCAACAGTCCGTAGAAGCAATTCATCTAGTAGCTTAACTCCTAAGCTTACTCCAGTTGCTCCACCAGAACTACCTAGAAGCGCCTCATTGACTAACTTAAATGGACAAAGTTCTTTCAGTGAAGATGTTCTCAGTGATCCTATTGTGGAGCAAAACCTGGATAGTTTGAGTAACAGGACTCTCACTCACAGTAATTCTACTGATAGTGGAATGGGTTCTGGTTCTTCTACGCTAACAAGAAAACAAGCTCTTCCTTTAAAAGAAGAATTTGACAGAGAACTCGAAGAAAAGTTGGCAAAACGACGCGCATCTCTAGATCAACCTAGTGCAGAACCTGTCAACTCAAGAGCTACAGCAACTCCAGGAACAGTGTAA
- the cutA gene encoding divalent-cation tolerance protein CutA produces MNNLVLVYTTFSNFEEAKTVSEELLNEKLIVCVNIFPEVNSLYLWEGKISNSCEVVAIMKSRNDQVDKIVEKIEAMHSYDQPAIAVMPIEKANKSFTNWANSVIDVSSIGV; encoded by the coding sequence ATGAATAATTTAGTTTTGGTTTATACAACTTTTTCAAATTTTGAGGAGGCTAAAACTGTTTCTGAAGAATTGTTAAACGAGAAATTAATTGTATGTGTAAATATATTTCCCGAAGTGAATTCTCTGTATTTATGGGAAGGTAAAATTAGTAATAGTTGTGAAGTAGTGGCAATTATGAAGAGCAGGAATGATCAAGTTGATAAAATTGTAGAAAAAATCGAAGCAATGCATTCTTATGATCAGCCAGCTATTGCTGTGATGCCCATAGAAAAAGCAAATAAATCTTTTACTAATTGGGCTAATAGTGTTATTGATGTAAGTAGTATTGGGGTGTAG
- a CDS encoding Mur ligase family protein, producing MVRISYLAVQLNKYKNQNVAVFGLGKTGLSAINALTKSGARIYAWDDHEEQIANAKMMYKKCNFIHPKEYNWHEISALVLSPGVPTEPHWIVKLARRFDCKIKSDIELFLEAKTTNQKVIGVTGTNGKSTTTSLIGHILKSAGKKVAIGGNLGIPVLDLERDAEIYVIELSSFQLELMNEINVDISALLNITPDHIDRHGSMENYIATKLKLINGSEVAVIGCDNEITADIFNKFTGDKIPISVTYSPMSFQRVTLESRKEKPLPTTQMTEGGARDLISLAGNNLLDYSEQITGIDRNYLDPSVSYLDDKRGTGIQKISLKLENHSLSVSDVKINLISNAENIAATYAVCKVLGVDSNTIINGIKSFSGLRHRNELLGKIRNVFFVNDSKATNAKSSEKAILSYENINWIAGGRSKKGGIESLSKHFTRVRKAFLIGESTEAFANVMENKVDYVKCCNLEDAFRLAFEEALNSAEEVTILLSPACASFDQWKNFEERGEAFCRMFENLRYNHTCCLV from the coding sequence ATGGTTCGCATAAGTTATCTAGCAGTGCAACTAAACAAATACAAAAATCAAAACGTCGCGGTTTTTGGTCTTGGTAAAACTGGTTTATCCGCCATTAACGCTCTAACAAAGAGTGGTGCAAGAATATATGCATGGGATGATCATGAAGAGCAAATAGCAAATGCAAAAATGATGTATAAAAAATGTAATTTTATTCATCCCAAGGAATACAATTGGCATGAGATCAGTGCATTGGTTTTAAGCCCTGGAGTGCCAACAGAGCCACATTGGATAGTAAAACTTGCAAGGAGATTTGATTGCAAAATAAAATCAGACATTGAGCTATTTCTTGAAGCTAAAACTACGAACCAGAAGGTAATAGGCGTCACAGGAACAAATGGTAAATCAACCACTACATCACTAATAGGGCACATATTAAAATCTGCAGGGAAAAAAGTAGCTATTGGTGGAAATTTAGGCATTCCTGTTTTGGATCTAGAAAGAGATGCAGAAATTTATGTAATCGAACTCTCCTCTTTTCAATTGGAGTTGATGAATGAAATTAACGTGGACATTTCAGCACTGCTCAATATTACACCAGATCACATAGATAGGCATGGAAGTATGGAGAACTACATAGCAACTAAATTAAAACTGATAAACGGTAGTGAGGTTGCCGTAATAGGATGTGACAATGAGATTACTGCTGATATATTCAACAAATTCACTGGAGACAAAATTCCAATCTCAGTAACATATTCCCCGATGTCATTCCAGCGCGTGACGCTGGAATCCAGAAAAGAAAAACCATTGCCAACTACTCAGATGACAGAGGGTGGTGCAAGAGATCTAATATCATTGGCAGGTAACAATTTGCTTGATTATAGTGAACAGATTACTGGTATAGATCGAAATTATCTGGATCCCAGTGTCAGCTACTTGGATGACAAAAGGGGCACTGGGATCCAGAAGATCTCGTTAAAACTAGAGAATCATAGCTTATCAGTAAGCGACGTGAAAATAAACCTAATATCCAACGCAGAAAACATAGCAGCCACATATGCCGTATGTAAGGTACTTGGAGTAGATAGCAACACTATTATCAATGGAATCAAGTCCTTTTCAGGACTGAGGCATAGGAATGAACTGCTTGGGAAAATAAGAAATGTGTTTTTCGTGAACGATAGCAAAGCAACTAATGCAAAATCGAGCGAAAAGGCGATCTTATCTTATGAAAACATAAATTGGATCGCTGGTGGAAGAAGCAAAAAAGGTGGAATAGAATCATTAAGCAAGCATTTTACAAGGGTTAGAAAAGCTTTTCTTATTGGAGAATCAACCGAAGCTTTTGCAAATGTTATGGAGAATAAAGTAGATTATGTTAAATGTTGCAATCTAGAAGATGCATTCAGATTGGCTTTTGAAGAGGCCTTAAATAGCGCAGAAGAAGTAACAATATTACTTTCTCCCGCGTGTGCTTCTTTTGATCAATGGAAAAATTTCGAGGAACGTGGTGAAGCATTTTGTAGAATGTTTGAAAATCTCAGGTACAATCACACATGCTGTTTAGTATGA
- a CDS encoding COQ9 family protein — MEQKLIIDKLIRVIPFEGISDETLLKVCTDLNLANSFCKFQNGIYSALEHIAEDLNSSMEAELRNSNLEDMKVRERVKLAIQIHLSNYAKLPNYRELLKNVLSFSVSPKNTYFSSKLLYRTISAIWYGIHDQSTDFNYYTKRAILAGVYLSTILFFINDYSEDFVDTLSFLDNRINNVMTFQKFKTRLKGIIGNFL, encoded by the coding sequence GTGGAACAAAAGTTAATAATAGATAAGCTAATTAGGGTTATTCCATTTGAAGGGATAAGCGATGAAACCCTATTAAAGGTGTGCACTGACCTTAATCTAGCTAATAGCTTTTGCAAATTTCAGAATGGAATATATAGCGCTTTGGAGCACATAGCAGAGGACTTAAATAGCTCAATGGAAGCTGAATTAAGAAATTCTAATTTAGAAGATATGAAAGTGCGAGAGCGAGTAAAGTTAGCTATTCAAATACACCTTTCAAACTATGCTAAGCTACCGAATTATAGAGAACTTTTAAAAAATGTTTTATCATTCTCCGTATCACCAAAAAATACATATTTTTCTAGTAAACTTTTATACAGAACTATTAGTGCGATTTGGTATGGCATTCATGACCAATCAACAGATTTTAACTACTATACAAAAAGAGCAATATTAGCTGGAGTGTACTTAAGTACGATACTTTTTTTTATCAATGATTATTCAGAAGATTTTGTGGATACTTTATCGTTTCTTGATAACCGTATCAACAATGTCATGACATTTCAAAAATTCAAAACTCGCTTAAAAGGAATCATAGGAAATTTCTTATAA
- the rsmD gene encoding 16S rRNA (guanine(966)-N(2))-methyltransferase RsmD produces the protein MLRIIAGKYRGRKITTGKHLAARPTMSIVREAIFSILSSRKPIYNLNVLDLFCGSGSFSFEALSRGAKHAFMVDSDYYNLQLPKKTAEDFGITDNVTLICCSANCLPKPISKCDIVFIDPPYNSNLVESTLNGLANSGWLSDDALIILEIRKNEGFECNKDFSIILERIYGIARIIFLSLST, from the coding sequence ATGCTACGCATCATTGCAGGCAAATATCGCGGAAGAAAAATAACTACAGGTAAGCATTTAGCTGCACGACCAACTATGAGTATTGTTCGAGAAGCAATATTTAGTATACTTTCCTCAAGAAAACCTATTTATAACTTGAATGTACTTGATTTGTTCTGCGGAAGTGGCTCTTTTTCATTTGAAGCGCTTTCTCGCGGCGCTAAACATGCATTCATGGTGGATTCAGATTATTACAATTTGCAACTGCCTAAAAAAACAGCAGAAGATTTTGGAATTACGGACAATGTTACGCTAATTTGCTGCAGTGCTAACTGCTTACCAAAACCTATTTCAAAATGCGACATAGTTTTTATAGACCCACCTTACAATAGCAATCTAGTTGAATCAACGTTGAATGGACTAGCTAACTCAGGCTGGTTAAGTGATGATGCATTGATAATTCTAGAGATTAGGAAAAACGAAGGTTTTGAGTGCAATAAAGACTTTAGTATAATCTTGGAACGTATTTACGGTATAGCAAGAATAATTTTTCTTTCTCTATCAACTTAA